The Aedes albopictus strain Foshan chromosome 1, AalbF5, whole genome shotgun sequence genomic interval cttttgtcgattaaaaattcgatcagttggattcgcgtattatagcgaaaaccgttgaaattgaacaaagtacaTACATACaacagaatcctcacaaaacaggcttttcgttccatcattaaaagtcttcaaaatatcttccagatggctacaataactaaaataaactgatcgaattttacatcgacaaaagcacatacgacctattcaaatcgagctccagaactgTATCGCTTGGCAATACACCACGCACGACACCTTAAATTCGTTagggctaacttggcgcatcaCTTTGACAGATGGCTGTTCGATAACTGTACATTCGTTGCACGTGCCGTACTTGTCGTTGAACCATTTGCGCCAAACGTACGTGGCAACTGCTGGCATCACTTACCAAACAATGTAATGTCTGACAGAGTGCTTCATTTAGGCTAACTTGGTGCGTCATTTTGGCCGATGGCATTTGTTGCACGTACCGTACTTGCCAGTGAACCATCTGCACCGACTGAACGTCTTCTGTTCCTGAACGGAATAGAGAGCGTGGCAGCAATTGAGGAACGTTTCAGTCAATTTGATTGTGTGCTGTATGTGGATATGCAACCTCTACGATAGGGCTAACTTTGCGGTGATATTGGTGCCCACGGTGGACCTGTTCAACGTCTCCGCGGCTCTTCGGACGGTCGGTGTAGAGAGTTCATGCACGTATCACTCAAAACATGATCGAATATGTCAGCAAAAGCTAGCTATTTGAGCTAATACTAAATGTACAACTTTGCAAACAGATGTACATTGTACATCCTAGGATGAACTTTACTGTCATGAGCAGATTTCAGGATAACCAAAAGCCACCGTCAATAttaaaggaaatttccaaaggcataagtttctccaagaagttactaatggaattcttcaaaattttgacTTGGCACTCTTTGTAATTTCTTCCATTTGTTTATTTGAGAGTTCTTACGAGAACTCATTGGAGGGTTCAAGTAAAATTTTCCTCAACAGTCGTCCTAAGACTGATCAAAGAATTTTAGGCAAAACGAACTGACAGATCTCAACAAACCATCAATCGACGtcaaatgaacgtgaacttcatccgactgttcatttgggctaacatggcgcaccattttgatgtTTGTTGGTGCGACAACTGCAAATCTGTTGCACTTACTGGATTAAAGTTAAGCAATGCTGTTataccgtttgcaccgaccaaaTGTTTACTTTACTGAGGAGTTGCCGAAGCGAAATGTCACTCGTTTATATCTTTGGTCTGTTTCAGTTTACTACTGATACTCTTGGTTTTACTAAAGAGGTTTAAGAATATCCCTTGGGGCTTCTCGTGAAATTGTTACCCAAGACTTGCTGTACAACTCTGCGTCTTGGCCCCCTTCTCCACTTCCTCGTCTCTTCAAACCCACCCGGTGCGATGTATTCCCAGAAAACTAAACCCCTGGTGAGCTTTATTTTAGCTGTCAAAAGGGCCAACTTGGCGGCTAATCAAGAGTGCCACATCGCTTGATGTGCCTTGTGGTTGCTTGCCTGCTACTGCCAAGTTAGCCCTCCTGACAGCCTGTTACTGTGCGTTACGTGACGTGACGTGCGTTGGATGGGTGTCGTGCAGCGTGTTTCCAGACTTCAGAACTCAACTCACCTGTCCAGATCGCGTGACCGGCTGCCGCCGAGGTTCTCCCGCGAGCGCGACCGGCTCGGCGGTGGCGCATCCATCGTTTCCTTCCGCTTTAGGCCGCTGCTGtggttgctgttgctgttgtgccCTTTGGAGGCGGACTCGTGCAGATTTTCCCACGCCTGCCGGTAGTACCGGTTGAGGCCGTTGCGCGACTCCGAACTGGAGCTGGAGAACGACGCGACGGTGTTGCAGTCCGGCGAGGCTCGGTGCCGGTAGTGCTGGTTCGCCTGGCGGTTTCTGGAAGAATGGAAGCGCTTGTTGGTCTCTCTGCCGTGTCTTAACATGGTGTGGGTCGGGGTCATCCGCGGGGGGTATTGGAAAACAGAGAAAACAAAGAGAGAGAAGACGGGAAGTGGGCGGTGGGCTTGgacttttctcgatttttttgctGGTTGGCTTTGACGCAGAATCGCGGGTGAAAATGGTATGACATAGGAATTTCAGTTTTACTAAGAAGAACTTTGAGAAAATGAAAGAGGAAGTTGGAAGAGTAGAAGAGGGAAAGGATCGATCGCACACCGTCAGAAGCATCTGAGGTCGACATCAGAGCGGCGGGTGTTCGACTGGCGGTGTGCAATTACGGAAACTGTGGATAGCCGTAGAAGAATACAGTCAGCGGTGGTTTGGTGCAGTGTGTGAAAGGTTTCGTTTACTAGAAGACTACAGCTACGGGTGTGCGCTATCTAGTGGTGGGCGTGCGTTTACGACTACGGAGATTAGGTTGATGGAAAGTGGAAGAAGCGTTAGGCGTGAAAGCAAGAGTTAGAGACAGAGAGTAGTGAGTCAAAATAATGGAACTAGGCGGTAGGTTCTTACATTGTATGGTTACGAATTTGTACGTTAGTATTGGTATGGTTATGGCACGTCGTTTGATTAAGGTAGTGTTTGTAATAGTGGTGGTAATGGCGTCGGAAGAAACGCAGATGATGGTGAAGCAGCGACGAACGCTCCCGAGCTGACGGATCGATACGATACGCCAGCGGTGGCTCTGTGCCTTCGAGCAGTCTGAGAAGTGATCATAACGTGGACTGCGAATCGGGGCGACGGTAGTATTCGATTGTGGATGGTCGCCGGTAGAACTGTGGTGACACAGCTAGGCTACTCACTACGGAATCGCTGAGTTCTGCGCTATTCGAGAACAGCCGTATGTTACTGGCCTTGGAGGTGGTGATTGAGGTCGCTGTTTGGGGCGATGGTGATAGGGCTGGCGAAGGCGTAGACTTCTTCGGCCGTAGAAACCGTGGTCGTTCGTCTTCCCGCTGCTGATGATGCTGTTCGAGCTGTTGCCGACGCCGACGTCCATAAGCCGTACCAAGAATGTCACGTCGTCCGACGGTCTGATCCGGGAACGGTAGTGCCAATACAGTATACCAACGCGAGGGCACGTCCTTGCTCGAGCCCTTGGCTGCCTTTTTGtctttcttgttcttgttcttctgGTTGGACGTTGGggcgttgctgttgttgttgttgttcaggTCTCGGGCCTTGACAATGTCGGAGAAGTAGTACTTTCCGGTTGTGGCGGTGGTCGTGGGAGCGCCATTGTTGGTAGTGCCAGAAGTGGCTTGAGAAAAGAAGCGGCGAGCCGCTGGTCGTAGGGAATCGGCGGCCCTCGGAAGATAGCAGCGCATCGGGATGCTACCGGGGCTGCCGATCGGATAATCCGGCGATGAACTGGGTTCATTGATTACGGGGTTGGTGTTATGAAGATTTTTGTTTTTCGGGGATTTAGTTTTTGGCGGGATGAGCGAGGTTTTGTTTCGGGCAGGGCATTAAACAATAGATTAATGGAAATCTTGTTCGATTGGTAGTTTGATTCGAGGAAGGAGAACCAGAGAGGGATAGCCTGAGAGGAGGACAGGGAGTTGATTGAGCCTCTCAGTAGATGAAGCCACTGTCCCATTTTCTCTTCGCACTCCGGAGAGCGAGAGGCAATGCAATCTCTTGCGTGAGCTGCTGAGCGTGGATAGAGGTGTGAGCGTGAGCGCATAGAAGTTTGAAGGTTGATAGAGACAGTAGTGTTGAAGAAGACAGAGAGACTGGACAGTGTTGATAGCAGGAGGCAGGGTGACAGTTGAAATCTCTCGTGACTTGTGACCGTGCGCTTGTTGGAAGTTGTTTCGGGGGTAGGTTCTGGCGGAGGTCTTCTCGATCTTTGTCAGTACTCAGTGTTTGGTCAAGGCCTCACGCCGAGTTGTTTCTCCCCCTAGACGCCCTAGGAGTAGGAGAATGTATTCTTCTTGTGTGCCCTCGCCGTTGAATATAATGTATTCATTCTACCCAATAGTTGATTGTTGgttttttggtttttggtttcggTTGATGGTTATTTTTGATTGTGGTGATGGTGGTTGGTGGTTGTGGAACACAGAACAAAATGCGGGAAAAGGAGGAGAGGTACTTTTAATGGTCGGTTCATATGATTTCAAACACATTTTTTGATGTGGTTATGTGATGAATGTGTGCGTGTGTTTATGATAGATGTTTGTTCGAGTGTCTATTGTTTTGGTTTACTTCTTGCGGCAGTATATAGAGTCAAATGCGTTCAAAAGACTGGAAGTTAGAGAAACAGATAGTTCAGAGATAAAGTAAAATCGCACGCAGTCGTAGAGAAAGAGGGAGAAAAAAGAAACGACTCGATAGCAAGAGTACGTGAAACGTGTGAGTGTATTGGTGAACGTGCTCTCGTTTTGCCAGTTCTCTCCGTTTTATGGAGTACTTGGATGGCGGCGTTCGTATTGTAGCGCACGAGTGTGAATGGGCGTGGCTTAAATCTAAATATTAAAACCAGAGGAAAAAAGCAGTGGCTGTGAGAGGAATCAGGTGTGGTGTTGGGTTAGGGATAGGTTCGTACATGCAAAGGAAGGTATTGTTTGGTAAAACTGCAACCACGGAAACAAAGAAGTTAAAGGATAGCTGTAGCATTTCTTGCAGAAGGACAGGATAGGGAGTAACTAGGGTAAATCAATCAGCTTTAGTTCGTTTTGGAAACGGTAAGCATCTAAACTCGGATGTGTGACTGTGTTTGGATGTGTGCATGCGGGCGTGTCACAAAACGGGTTTTCGCTTGTTTCGGATGCACCGGTTAGGTTTCTTTCGGTTTGGTTTTGGATGTGGATGTGTGTGGTTGGTGGTAGTGTTTTCATGTATTGGTGAGGTCGGTTCATAAACAAGCAAATCACCTTCGCACTACGATCACAATGGTGGTAATGACGGCCGCTAGGAATACGAAACCACCGAAGGCGCCGAGCGCCACGATGGCTCCGAGATTGAGGCGGGCATTCTTGGCTTCCTTCCGATCGCCGGAACCGGAGCCAAGGTTCGAGTTGCCTCCGATGCCGCCATAGACTCCGCCGGTGCTTTCGGCGTCCGAGTTATCGACGGCGAACGGTACGTTGACCTTCGGCGATTGATCCTGCCGGATGTTGACGGAGCCTGCGATTTCGTTGTCTTGCGGGTGCTGCGACAGGATAATGTCCTGCGGGGAACGCGAGGTGGTAGTCTGCCGTGTACTGGTCGTAGTGGGGCGTGTTTGTAATGGTGTTTGTGTAGTGGTAGTGGTTGTTGTTGTGGTAGTCGGAGTAGTGGTTGGTGGTTCGTAGTATGACGGCCGTTTCGGCGGTGGTACATGAGCGCCTGGGATCTTTGGTATTGTGTTCTGGCCGGGGCGGTACGGTTTACGCGAGGGTCCCTCTTCGTGACCCGGGCGGATTTCTAGAGGTGGGAGAGAGTAATCCTCGTTAGTACCGACGTAGAACCCGTCTAAGCCGTCACTATCGTTACCGTCGTCGATCTCGATGCTGAACAGCGGCGACTGAGTCGTAGACGTGGTTGTCGTGAACCGGCTAGCTGGTCTTGTTGGTCTTCTCGTCTGAGGTCGCTTCTGTGTGTACTGGGTGACCGGAACCGTCGTGGTCGGTACAATCACAATTGGTGGACGAGTTGTCGTTGGAGGGGGTGTTGTAGTCTTGGTAGCCGGATCTTCAATGCATTTCGGTAGCAGGTTGCTCCACTGACCGGTAGCCGTACAGACAATGTTGGTGTCCGGAGATTCTGGAATGTATCCACGGTTGCAAACAACCTCCGCTCGGGATCCGTAATCTGTGCCGTTCGGTGCCACTACAACTCCGTTCGGGAACAACGTCGGCAGGGGTTCGCATTCGATAACTTCGCAGCGTGGTGGCGGTCCGTTCCAGCGTTCGTCGATGTCGCAGGTCAACAAAGCTCGCCCAACCATTTCGTAGCCTTCGTTACACTTGTAGTGAACCGAGCTCAGATAACCGACGGATCCGTTCACCAGATCGTAGTATCCATGCGGAATGGCCGCAGGTAGACCGCATTCGATATCTGAAACGAAGAATTCCGTTTATTTGGAGCTACAGAACCCGCTTCCCCTATACTTACATTTACAAACGGGAGGGAACTCGTTGTAGAATCCAGTTTCCAAACAGGTTCGCTGCGATGGTCCAACTAGCAGATGTCCTTCGTCGCAGTTGTATTCAACGACGGCGCCTACGTCGAAGCCCTTCGGGGCTACCATGGTCGAGTTCGGTGGCTGCTCCGGGCGTCCGCAGGCCTTAGGTTCTGAAATGTTCACCCATACATGAAACCCAGATCTTCACCTCTTCAAATAATACTTACGATGCTGACAGATGAAGTTCAGCTGGGTATTACAGTTGGTATCGCTCCACAGCCATCCCTTGGATCCGTCGTAGCGTGCGCAGTCCTCGTCACCTCCGGGCAGATTCCAGAACGACACCGACACGTCATCGCCGCCGATCCACTTCCAGCTGTTCCGATCCTGGGTGTCCCGCACGGCTCCCATCCAGTACTGCGAAGAGGTATCGCTCCTGTGACGGCGCCACAGCTCCCAGCTGATGAAGCCCTGCAGGGCCGGGTTGCTCTCGTTGATCAGCGTACCGCCACGGGATCGGCAGAACGCCAGTGCGTCGCGCAGAGTAGCCGGCTGCCGGCTGTAGAAGATGTAGCACTTTCCGTTGTAGGAGGCGGACGCACCCGGGGGCATATCGCGGAACGCCGGACACCGCTCGATGGGTAGGGCCTGATCGGTGTAGACGAACGCTTCGCAGATCGACAGCTGGCTCGGGCCGCTCGTTTCCAGATGGACCGACACGAACGCTCCGGGCATCGGCGGGTTGCACGGCAGGAACAGGGGCTGTCCTTCCTCCAGGCTACCGGTAAACCGATTGCAAATCGGATTCGTACCCAGGTCCGGACGGTTGTTGCCCACCCGCACCACGATCGTCGCCGGTTTTCCGTTGCCTGTTGATGGAGGAAAAGAGATAGAGAAGAATGTTACATCTGGATGAAATATCCTTCGGTTGAAGAAATCAAGAGGCGTGTTAGATAACTATATGGATGAAATAACCTTTAGTTCAAGAAATTGATAGACGTGTTGGACGACCGTCTGGATCAAGTTAATGAAACCAAAAGACGTGTTGGATGACCGTCTGAATGGGCTGGTTTTTACATTTGATGACACCAGAAGTACAACACGTCTGGATGAAGTGATCTTCGGTTGGAGCAACCAAGAGTCGCGTTGAATATGTCTCTGGATGGAATAACCTTCAATTGAAAGAAACCAAGAGATGTGTTGGACAACCCTCTGAATGAGCGGCCTTCAGTGAAAGAGATCGGGAAAAGTGGTGGATTGATCTCTCAACTTCTGCTGTTTACATATCTTTATACTGGCCGATGGTCACCACTTTTCCTtctcaggttatgggcccagatccGTGTCCCTGCACATGTATCAACCTTGAGAAGGGATGGACGCGTAAATCGCGTTACGCGTCTAGTACTAGGTATGAGAAAATAGACTACAATGAGGCGTCGGGCTGGGATACTGAGAAAAGGataaacagggcatatagcacTAGTAGCGGTGATGCGCCACTGGATAAACAATGCAAACGAAACAAACGATCAAAATAAATCGAAACTttagtcttgtaaagtatttcacaCGAGTAGGTTGCATATAGAGGCTTGCAGCGAAAACCTAACCTAAAAGAAatcccatacgatttgtaaacattgccctcaaattttttttgagggcaaggacggctttatggaccg includes:
- the LOC109422059 gene encoding uncharacterized protein LOC109422059 isoform X9, with the protein product MTRRKHLYQLLLVLLAVVARAQDVLEEEPTASPQVASAVIGAGGIGVSGNSNSNSVNAGGPGGSCSFPGAPAHSTVTFTDDGLPNGAVASYSCERGFELLGPARRVCDNGQWVPEGIPFCVLNVAAGKAPMQISTDAAGIPQKAIDGSTSAFFSPETCSLTKPERVPWWYVNLLEPYMVQLVRLDFGKSCCGNGKPATIVVRVGNNRPDLGTNPICNRFTGSLEEGQPLFLPCNPPMPGAFVSVHLETSGPSQLSICEAFVYTDQALPIERCPAFRDMPPGASASYNGKCYIFYSRQPATLRDALAFCRSRGGTLINESNPALQGFISWELWRRHRSDTSSQYWMGAVRDTQDRNSWKWIGGDDVSVSFWNLPGGDEDCARYDGSKGWLWSDTNCNTQLNFICQHQPKACGRPEQPPNSTMVAPKGFDVGAVVEYNCDEGHLLVGPSQRTCLETGFYNEFPPVCKYIECGLPAAIPHGYYDLVNGSVGYLSSVHYKCNEGYEMVGRALLTCDIDERWNGPPPRCEVIECEPLPTLFPNGVVVAPNGTDYGSRAEVVCNRGYIPESPDTNIVCTATGQWSNLLPKCIEDPATKTTTPPPTTTRPPIVIVPTTTVPVTQYTQKRPQTRRPTRPASRFTTTTSTTQSPLFSIEIDDGNDSDGLDGFYVGTNEDYSLPPLEIRPGHEEGPSRKPYRPGQNTIPKIPGAHVPPPKRPSYYEPPTTTPTTTTTTTTTTQTPLQTRPTTTSTRQTTTSRSPQDIILSQHPQDNEIAGSVNIRQDQSPKVNVPFAVDNSDAESTGGVYGGIGGNSNLGSGSGDRKEAKNARLNLGAIVALGAFGGFVFLAAVITTIVIVVRRSRENLSSNRSRDYPRDSMAVRDGSEMVVSDVCVKGEKKRHHHHHHKSSHRGGDGQERSRGGNHRDSRDGDFREPNIMGSGGNGGGGGNGRRGDHRHY
- the LOC109422059 gene encoding uncharacterized protein LOC109422059 isoform X11 is translated as MTRRKHLYQLLLVLLAVVARAQDVLEEEPTASPQVASAVIGAGGIGVSGNSNSNSVNAGGPGGSCSFPGAPAHSTVTFTDDGLPNGAVASYSCERGFELLGPARRVCDNGQWVPEGIPFCVLNVAAGKAPMQISTDAAGIPQKAIDGSTSAFFSPETCSLTKPERVPWWYVNLLEPYMVQLVRLDFGKSCCGNGKPATIVVRVGNNRPDLGTNPICNRFTGSLEEGQPLFLPCNPPMPGAFVSVHLETSGPSQLSICEAFVYTDQALPIERCPAFRDMPPGASASYNGKCYIFYSRQPATLRDALAFCRSRGGTLINESNPALQGFISWELWRRHRSDTSSQYWMGAVRDTQDRNSWKWIGGDDVSVSFWNLPGGDEDCARYDGSKGWLWSDTNCNTQLNFICQHQPKACGRPEQPPNSTMVAPKGFDVGAVVEYNCDEGHLLVGPSQRTCLETGFYNEFPPVCKYIECGLPAAIPHGYYDLVNGSVGYLSSVHYKCNEGYEMVGRALLTCDIDERWNGPPPRCEVIECEPLPTLFPNGVVVAPNGTDYGSRAEVVCNRGYIPESPDTNIVCTATGQWSNLLPKCIEDPATKTTTPPPTTTRPPIVIVPTTTVPVTQYTQKRPQTRRPTRPASRFTTTTSTTQSPLFSIEIDDEIRPGHEEGPSRKPYRPGQNTIPKIPGAHVPPPKRPSYYEPPTTTPTTTTTTTTTTQTPLQTRPTTTSTRQTTTSRSPQDIILSQHPQDNEIAGSVNIRQDQSPKVNVPFAVDNSDAESTGGVYGGIGGNSNLGSGSGDRKEAKNARLNLGAIVALGAFGGFVFLAAVITTIVIVVRRMNTLYSTARAHKKNTFSYS
- the LOC109422059 gene encoding uncharacterized protein LOC109422059 isoform X10, giving the protein MTRRKHLYQLLLVLLAVVARAQDVLEEEPTASPQVASAVIGAGGIGVSGNSNSNSVNAGGPGGSCSFPGAPAHSTVTFTDDGLPNGAVASYSCERGFELLGPARRVCDNGQWVPEGIPFCVLNVAAGKAPMQISTDAAGIPQKAIDGSTSAFFSPETCSLTKPERVPWWYVNLLEPYMVQLVRLDFGKSCCGNGKPATIVVRVGNNRPDLGTNPICNRFTGSLEEGQPLFLPCNPPMPGAFVSVHLETSGPSQLSICEAFVYTDQALPIERCPAFRDMPPGASASYNGKCYIFYSRQPATLRDALAFCRSRGGTLINESNPALQGFISWELWRRHRSDTSSQYWMGAVRDTQDRNSWKWIGGDDVSVSFWNLPGGDEDCARYDGSKGWLWSDTNCNTQLNFICQHQPKACGRPEQPPNSTMVAPKGFDVGAVVEYNCDEGHLLVGPSQRTCLETGFYNEFPPVCKYIECGLPAAIPHGYYDLVNGSVGYLSSVHYKCNEGYEMVGRALLTCDIDERWNGPPPRCEVIECEPLPTLFPNGVVVAPNGTDYGSRAEVVCNRGYIPESPDTNIVCTATGQWSNLLPKCIEDPATKTTTPPPTTTRPPIVIVPTTTVPVTQYTQKRPQTRRPTRPASRFTTTTSTTQSPLFSIEIDDGNDSDGLDGFYVGTNEDYSLPPLEIRPGHEEGPSRKPYRPGQNTIPKIPGAHVPPPKRPSYYEPPTTTPTTTTTTTTTTQTPLQTRPTTTSTRQTTTSRSPQDIILSQHPQDNEIAGSVNIRQDQSPKVNVPFAVDNSDAESTGGVYGGIGGNSNLGSGSGDRKEAKNARLNLGAIVALGAFGGFVFLAAVITTIVIVVRRMNTLYSTARAHKKNTFSYS
- the LOC109422059 gene encoding uncharacterized protein LOC109422059 isoform X8 — encoded protein: MTRRKHLYQLLLVLLAVVARAQDVLEEEPTASPQVASAVIGAGGIGVSGNSNSNSVNAGGPGGSCSFPGAPAHSTVTFTDDGLPNGAVASYSCERGFELLGPARRVCDNGQWVPEGIPFCVLNVAAGKAPMQISTDAAGIPQKAIDGSTSAFFSPETCSLTKPERVPWWYVNLLEPYMVQLVRLDFGKSCCGNGKPATIVVRVGNNRPDLGTNPICNRFTGSLEEGQPLFLPCNPPMPGAFVSVHLETSGPSQLSICEAFVYTDQALPIERCPAFRDMPPGASASYNGKCYIFYSRQPATLRDALAFCRSRGGTLINESNPALQGFISWELWRRHRSDTSSQYWMGAVRDTQDRNSWKWIGGDDVSVSFWNLPGGDEDCARYDGSKGWLWSDTNCNTQLNFICQHQPKACGRPEQPPNSTMVAPKGFDVGAVVEYNCDEGHLLVGPSQRTCLETGFYNEFPPVCKYIECGLPAAIPHGYYDLVNGSVGYLSSVHYKCNEGYEMVGRALLTCDIDERWNGPPPRCEVIECEPLPTLFPNGVVVAPNGTDYGSRAEVVCNRGYIPESPDTNIVCTATGQWSNLLPKCIEDPATKTTTPPPTTTRPPIVIVPTTTVPVTQYTQKRPQTRRPTRPASRFTTTTSTTQSPLFSIEIDDGNDSDGLDGFYVGTNEDYSLPPLEIRPGHEEGPSRKPYRPGQNTIPKIPGAHVPPPKRPSYYEPPTTTPTTTTTTTTTTQTPLQTRPTTTSTRQTTTSRSPQDIILSQHPQDNEIAGSVNIRQDQSPKVNVPFAVDNSDAESTGGVYGGIGGNSNLGSGSGDRKEAKNARLNLGAIVALGAFGGFVFLAAVITTIVIVVRRFFIDRSRENLSSNRSRDYPRDSMAVRDGSEMVVSDVCVKGEKKRHHHHHHKSSHRGGDGQERSRGGNHRDSRDGDFREPNIMGSGGNGGGGGNGRRGDHRHY